The region GACGGATCGACCGCGAGCACGGCCACGCGCTTCCCGGCGGCGCGATAGGCGCCGACCAGGGCCCCGACCGTGGTGGACTTCCCCGCGCCCGGAGGGCCCGTGATGCCGACGACCGGTGCGGAAACGACGCCCTCGAGCGCTGCGAGCGCCGAGAGCACCTCGTCGCGTCTGGGGCTCTCCACGAAGCTGAGCAACCTGCCCGCGGCACGGGGTGAACCCGCGCGGGCCGCGGCGATGAGCTCGTCGATGGTCACGTCACGCACACTACGCAGGCTGTTCCCTCCGTCTCGACAGTCCCGTTCCGCAGACGAGAATGTTATTCTCGCTGATCGAGAGTCATAGTTTCGAGGAGGACGCACGCATGCAGATCACCGGTAGCTCCGCACTCGTCGTCGGCGGTGCAGGCGGCCTCGGCGAGGCGACGGTCCGGCGCCTGCACGGCGCCGGCGCCAAGGTCGTCGTCGCCGACATGGCCGACGACAAGGGCAAGGCGCTCGAGTCCGAGCTCGGTGTGCGCTACGTGCAGACCGATGCCACCTCCGAGGAGTCGGTCAATGCCGCGATCGCGGAGGCGCAAGCGCTTGGGCCGCTGCGGATCTCGGTCGACACCCACGGCGGTCCGGCCAGTGGCGGCCGGCTGGTGGGCAAGGACGGCACGCCGCTGGACCTCGACGGCTTCAAGAAGACCATCGAGTTCTACCTCACCGCCGTGTTCAACGTCATGCGTCTGTCGGCCGCCGCGATCGCCAAGACCGAACCCCTCGAGGAGGGCGGCCGCGGCGTCATCATCAACACGGCGTCGATCGCCGGGTACGAGGGCCAGATCGGCCAGCTGCCGTACTCGGCGGCCAAGGGCGGTGTGCTCGGGATGACGCTCGTGGCGGCACGCGACCTGTCGCCGTTGGGGATTCGCGTCGTCACGATCGCCCCGGGGACGATCAACACCCCGGCGTACGGCAAGGCGGCCGACCAGCTCGAGCAGTACTGGGGCCCGCAGGTGCCGTTCCCCAAGCGCATGGGCCGCGCCGGGGAATACGCCCAGCTGGCCCAGAGCATCGTCGAGAACGACTACCTCAACGGCGAGATCATCCGCCTCGACGGGGCGCTGCGATTCCCGCCGAAGTGAGTTCGGCGCGACCACTCGACGGCAAGGTCGCGTTCGTCGCCGGCGCCAGTCGCGGGATCGGCGCCACCGTCGCCGCCGCGCTGGCCCGAGCAGGGGCGTCGGTGGCCGTGGCGGCCCGCTCGGAGACCGAGGGC is a window of Mycolicibacterium chubuense NBB4 DNA encoding:
- a CDS encoding SDR family NAD(P)-dependent oxidoreductase produces the protein MQITGSSALVVGGAGGLGEATVRRLHGAGAKVVVADMADDKGKALESELGVRYVQTDATSEESVNAAIAEAQALGPLRISVDTHGGPASGGRLVGKDGTPLDLDGFKKTIEFYLTAVFNVMRLSAAAIAKTEPLEEGGRGVIINTASIAGYEGQIGQLPYSAAKGGVLGMTLVAARDLSPLGIRVVTIAPGTINTPAYGKAADQLEQYWGPQVPFPKRMGRAGEYAQLAQSIVENDYLNGEIIRLDGALRFPPK